Proteins from one Xenopus tropicalis strain Nigerian chromosome 1, UCB_Xtro_10.0, whole genome shotgun sequence genomic window:
- the LOC100489380 gene encoding vomeronasal type-2 receptor 26 → MENCLKCEDTEWPNQEKTLCIEKQIEFLSYAGDPLTLISIISSIILFIIAAVILGIFISFRDTPVVRANNHTLSFILLVSIKLSFLSVFLFLGRPVDITCMLRQTSFGITFSIAVSCVLAKTLMVSIAFKATKPGSPWRKWVGVKLANGHVFICSLIQFLISVIWLVIAPPYVEKNFRSEPGKIIIQCNEGSAIAFYIVLSYMGLLASVSFIVAFLARSLPDSFNEAKYITFSMLLFCSVWITMIPAYLSTKGKYMVAVEIFAIISSSCGLLFCIFLPKCYIILFKPEMNSKQYLLGKSVWVTPCSTELSGSDSPCRGHITKPEYEYKYIQDGDIIIGGVFTVHNNMKYVYNGPVTSLPVCTEPSLDLYKQIRTFLFAIDEINRNPDLLPNITLGYRVYDSCGDPRLAIGSALQILSGPGNVVPNYSCRGKGEIAGFIGDQSSLTSLPIAQLLGVYGYSQISYGATDPTLSDREMFPYYFSTGLSDDIQHIAVAELVEQLGWTWVIIVAPDNDSGEKQSRNLQNEISKHGACVDIIIFITEDADTNKRNLERIRISTAEVIVLCGTPSDSVHLSLCAQESGIHEKTVVVTLSWGETYNSCYLLYNASLMYIYPNYPIELLDTQFHDYILSVTEDTTFLKELLSHYPSCWEQENINKTYFMNCTESKTLKELEVYFRHNAEVYRSVYTMVHALHTKLSVSVTHRDKYIPINTHGEQFL, encoded by the exons ATGGAAAATTGTCTCAAATGTGAAGACACTGAGTGGCCAAATCAGGAGAAGACCCTGTGTATTGAGAAACAAATTGAATTTCTTTCCTATGCTGGTGATCCCCTAACTCTAATCTCTATTATCTCATCTATAATCCTTTTTATAATAGCAGCAGTTATACtgggaatctttatttcattccgagacaccccagtagtgagagccaataatcacactctgagctttattctccttgtctccatcaagctgagcttcctctctgtgtttctgttcctcggtcgccctgtggatataacctgcatgctccgGCAAACCTCCTTTgggatcaccttctccatagctgtgtcTTGTGTCCTGGCCAAGACTCTCATGGTTTCCATTgcattcaaagccaccaagcctggGAGTCCCTGGAGAAAATGGGTTGGGGTAAAACTGGCAAATGGGCATGTTTTTATTTGCTCATTAATTCAGTTTCTGATTAGTGTTATCTGGTTGGTCATTGCACCCCCTTATGTAGAGAAAAACTTTCGTTCTGAACCTGGAaaaatcatcattcagtgcaatgagggctcagccattgccttctacattgtcctctcctacatgggactgttggcatctgtgagcttcattgtagctttcttggctcggagcttaccggacagttttaatgaggccaagtacatcactttcagcatgctgctcttctgcagtgtttggatcacaatgatcccggcctatctgagcaccaaaggcaaatacatggtggcagtggaaatatttgccatcatctcttcatcctgtggccttctcttctgtatattcctacccaaatgttacattattttattcaaaccagAGATGAACTCAAAACAATATTTGTTGGGAAAAt CTGTATGGGTAACTCCCTGCAGTACTGAGCTGAGTGGGTCAGACTCACCGTGCCGCGGTCACATCACCAAGCCTgagtatgaatacaaatacattcaggaTGGAGATATCATCATTGGAGGAGTGTTCACTGTGCACAATAACATGAAATATGTTTATAATGGACCTGTTACATCCTTACCGGTCTGCACAGA GCCTTCTTTAGATCTGTATAAGCAAATccgcaccttcctctttgctaTTGATGAGATTAACAGGAACCCGGATCTGTTACCCAACATCACCCTGGGATACCGTgtatatgattcctgtggggatCCCCGTCTCGCTATAGGGAGTGCCCTGCAGATAttatctggccctgggaatgtggtgcctaattactcctgtaggggcaaaggggaaattgctggatttattggagATCAGTCCTCACTCAcatccctgcctatagcccagCTGCTGGGTGTATATGGATACTCACAG ATCAGCTATGGCGCCACAGACCCTACACTGAGTGACAGAGAGATGTTCCCATACTATTTTAGTACAGGGCTGAGTGATGATATTCAGCACATTGCTGTGGCAGAGCTGGTGGAACAGTTGGGTTGGACCTGGGTGATCATTGTGGCCCCCGATAATGACAGCGGAGAGAAACAGAGTCGGAACCTTCAAAATGAGATCAGCAAACATGGCGCCTGTGTTGACATCATTATCTTTATTACAGAAGATGCTGACACAAATAAGAGAAATCTTGAAAGAATCCGAATATCAACTGCTGAGGTTATTGTCCTGTGTGGGACACCGTCTGATTCAGTACATCTATCACTATGCGCTCAGGAGTCAGGGATTCATGAAAAGACTGTGGTGGTTACATTGTCATGGGGAGAAACTTACAATAGTTGTTACTTGTTATATAATGCCAGTTTAATGTATATCTATCCAAATTACCCAATTGAATTATTAGATACCCAGTTCCATGATTATATCTTATCAGTTACTGAAGACACCACATTTCTTAAAGAGCTTCTGTCACATTATCCCTCATGCTGGGAACAAGAGAATATTAATAAAACTTATTTTATGAACTGCACTGAGAGTAAAACTTTAAAAGAACTGGAAGTTTATTTCAGGCACAATGCGGAAGTGTACAGATCAGTATATACAATGGTACATGCCCTGCACACTAAGCTCTCTGTATCTGTAACACACAGGGATAAATACATCCCAATAAACACACATGGGGAGCAG TTTCTGTGA